The genomic interval TTAAATACGTCGATAACACCTCTGGATAAGGTTTAGTTGTCGCACTATTATCTAAATACAACATGCCGTATTTCCTCTTCTCATATTGAATTCCGCAAAGATTCTACTCAGCACGAGCATACAAAATCCTTAGAGAAATAAAGTGATGTTAACCATTTATTCAAGAAATATTAGACAGAGCAGCTGTTACAAATTTGAAGTATACTCACTGTAACCGCACTGGCTGTATATCCTCTAGTCTAAGGTAATGTGCTTTGGCTAAATGACCAATACTAAGTAAAAAGAACTTCTGTTCTAGATGATGAACAATTCTTCTTCCATCATCATCAACATGTAATATTATCATAACAATGTACAAAATTAAAATATTACTATGCTCATTTTTTATTCTTGTAAAATGGTTATCGATTTAGTTCTTTATAGCTTTGATGAAGGACGTCTTCCTCGATGCTCACCATACTTTTGCCCTGCATAGCTTTGATGAAGAACGTCTTCCACGACGCTCGAACCTTTCTGGTCTTTTTAAGCCTGATAACAAAGCCTATTTCTTAAAATAAAAAACAGAATGACTAGATGAAATGATCCATGTATTAAGCTGTTTACTTAGCTACATGGGATTGATTTCACTAGATCATCCTGTATTTAATCGTTTTATTTAAGCTTTTGTTCATTTATGATTTCTTGTATTTTTGATAGCGAGCCAGGTTCAATTTGTTCAAGGGCTGCTGCTGCTGCTTCTAATGACTTCCTGTATTCATAATTTCTAAACAATTCCTCAGCTTCTCTAAACTTTGTGGCAAGTTGAGAATTTCGACTGCGATACCTATTGCCATATTGAATAACCTTTTCAACTAATGTGACTTGTTCAATTATTTCATCAGCATATTGTTTTAGAGATTCTACTGTTTGAACTGCATCTTCAAGCAATTGATTTACGACAATCATATTAAGTGGAATTTCATCTAATTTTAATGTTACTTTTTGAACTTCTATTCTTGCTTTGTCAATAAGCTCAACGAAATCAACAGGCAAACCAGGTATATTACTTTGATGAACCGCTCTACTTGCTTCTAATAATACTCTCTTTAAATTATTTAAACTCTCTCGTGCTTGTAGCTCGTCTTTTCTAAGAGTTTGAAGCATATCACGATATTCGTTATGATCGTCTAAAAGCTGAGAAATTTGCTTATCTATTTCTCCAAGTTCATCTTTAATAATCGAATGTGCAACATGGTCATTTTGTAAATTTTGATTGATATGCTCGAATTTCTTTACAATTTGTGACAGTTGTTTTTCAATTTGTTTTTGTCTATCAAGTTCAGTGTTAGACAATTGATAGCTTTGTTTGACGAGATTGGTTTCTTCGATCGTTGCTATATTCTGTTCAGATAGTTCAATCAATTTATGATTAATTGTTTCTTTCGCTTGCTTAACAAATTGATTTGACTCAACTTCTTTTTCTAATAGATCATAAATTGTATCAATTGATTCTTGTATGGCTTGCAAACTTTCCGCGACATCGTCAATCTCAGCATTTTCAAGTTGCTTCCGATATCCTTCTATTTGCTTGTTAATTTTGTCGATTTCTATTTCAACTTGAATATGTTCTAAATAATAGCCATTACCAACCATTTCTTTATAACCTTCTTCTAACTCATTTAGAAGGTTAGGTAATGTAATATTACATTCGGTGAGCAGTTTAGGGATGTCATTTGTTTTAACCTGAAGATGCTCAAGTTCCTTCTTCACTTTTAACAGTATCTCCCTAGCAGCTAAATAGTTTCCCTCTTCTGTTTCGGAATCAAATTGTTTAAGAACTTCTGAAACTTCAGCTAATTTCTCCTCTAATTTTCCATGTGCTTTGCCAAACTGATAACTGTGTGCTAGCAATGTTTTTTTCACTTTTTTGACTTGTTGCTTGATTTCTTCACTCTCTACCTTGTTTTTTTCCTCACTAGAAACTAGTTCATTTATTTCCTCGATGATTTTATCAATATTTTCATCAACTGTTGTCAAAACTTTTTCGATATGTCCAAGAACATTTCTAGCTTTTTTAAATCGATATTTATCAGAGTGATCCTCTGCATCAAAGAGGAGTTCCTCTACTTCAGGTAGCTGAGTTGTGATAATTTCATCCCATTCATTTCTCCATTGATCAAATAGTTCCTCTGCTTGGCCCACCATTTTTAATTCTTTAACTTTTGATAATTCATCAATTATCGACCGATTCATGATTTGAATTTTCCAAGCTTCTAACCGATCAACATCTTTATAGATTCTTCTTCTATAAATGTATCCCACACCAAACAGAATACATAGAAGGAGAATTAAACCAACTATTACTTCCATAATGAGCCCCCTCGTTGTTACACAAAATCCTCATGACAGGAAGAAAACTCCCTACTGATCAAAATTTCACAATATCATGCTGATAAGCGTTTTTCGAAAAATCTATGTAATAAGTATTGTTCATTTTTTAACATTATTTTTAATTATGCAAAACAAGTTTAAGCAAACGATTCTTTTTTCACCTGAGAAGAAAGAATCTTCTAAATTAAGTAATACTTTTTTCATGTTATTTTCAATGTATTTATGATACCATGTAAACGACAATTTTTGAGCAGAAATTTTATTTTTTTTACATTAAATGTCCAATTCCGATACTTAAAAGGTTTCTTACTTTTAAGTATCGGAAAAATTATAAAAACGGCCTGCCGCCATGTTTTTTGAAAGGATGATTTTTGATGGATAAAAAAGATGGACATATTCATACACCTTATTGTCCACATGGGACGAAGGATAAGCTTGAAGCATATATTGAGCAGGCAATGAAAGAAGAGTTTAACTGCATAACTTTCACTGAACATGCACCACTTCCCAAAACATTTACTGATCCCACTCCAATGAAAGATAGTGCAATGAAATTAGAGGATATTGAAGAATACATAAGGGACATTGAAGCATTAAAAGTTAAATATCGAAACAAAATCACGATAAATATTGGATTAGAAGTCGATTATATAAAGGATTATGAGGCTGAAACTAAGCAATTTTTAAACCAATATGGAAAGTTCTTAGATGATAGTATTCTTTCCGTTCATTTCCTTAAATTCAATCAATCATACTATTGTATGGATTATGATGAGAAAACGTTTGGGAAGATGATTGATATTGCTGGATCTATACAAAATCTTCATCTTTCTTATTATCAGGAAGTTTTACATTCGATTCATAGTAACTTGGGGAAATATAAGCCAAAGCGTATTGGCCACATTACTCTCGTAAATAAAT from Metabacillus sediminilitoris carries:
- the hisJ gene encoding histidinol-phosphatase HisJ: MDKKDGHIHTPYCPHGTKDKLEAYIEQAMKEEFNCITFTEHAPLPKTFTDPTPMKDSAMKLEDIEEYIRDIEALKVKYRNKITINIGLEVDYIKDYEAETKQFLNQYGKFLDDSILSVHFLKFNQSYYCMDYDEKTFGKMIDIAGSIQNLHLSYYQEVLHSIHSNLGKYKPKRIGHITLVNKFQKLYPSPFSTEESIKGILQAIKEKGLEIDYNVAGLRKEFCGETYPSEWIAKMARQQKIPLIYGSDAHSARDVGKHYIYYERLANS
- the ezrA gene encoding septation ring formation regulator EzrA, producing the protein MEVIVGLILLLCILFGVGYIYRRRIYKDVDRLEAWKIQIMNRSIIDELSKVKELKMVGQAEELFDQWRNEWDEIITTQLPEVEELLFDAEDHSDKYRFKKARNVLGHIEKVLTTVDENIDKIIEEINELVSSEEKNKVESEEIKQQVKKVKKTLLAHSYQFGKAHGKLEEKLAEVSEVLKQFDSETEEGNYLAAREILLKVKKELEHLQVKTNDIPKLLTECNITLPNLLNELEEGYKEMVGNGYYLEHIQVEIEIDKINKQIEGYRKQLENAEIDDVAESLQAIQESIDTIYDLLEKEVESNQFVKQAKETINHKLIELSEQNIATIEETNLVKQSYQLSNTELDRQKQIEKQLSQIVKKFEHINQNLQNDHVAHSIIKDELGEIDKQISQLLDDHNEYRDMLQTLRKDELQARESLNNLKRVLLEASRAVHQSNIPGLPVDFVELIDKARIEVQKVTLKLDEIPLNMIVVNQLLEDAVQTVESLKQYADEIIEQVTLVEKVIQYGNRYRSRNSQLATKFREAEELFRNYEYRKSLEAAAAALEQIEPGSLSKIQEIINEQKLK